A region of Methanobrevibacter sp. DNA encodes the following proteins:
- the sfsA gene encoding DNA/RNA nuclease SfsA, producing MDYVKGIFKNRPNRFIAEVEIDGKMEKAHVPNTGRCKELLVEDAAVWLKPSDNPNRKTKFSLHFVENKNVLVSLYSQQANSIVYDSIVEGKIKELVGYSVHQREKSVDNSRIDIYLSNETEECYVEVKGVTLIVDGEARFPDAPTERGVKHLKELIKLKKEKNRCIVFFLIQHPAGKFFRPNWENDPVFSQTLNEAYGEGVEILVYRCDNQLEGITLIPESLNFDLGKNFPDGIVND from the coding sequence ATGGATTATGTTAAAGGAATTTTTAAAAATCGTCCAAACAGATTTATCGCTGAGGTCGAAATCGACGGCAAAATGGAAAAGGCTCATGTGCCGAATACAGGCAGATGTAAGGAGTTACTGGTTGAGGATGCTGCTGTTTGGCTTAAACCTTCAGACAATCCAAATAGAAAAACCAAATTTTCACTTCATTTTGTAGAAAACAAAAATGTGCTGGTGTCACTTTACTCTCAGCAAGCCAATAGCATTGTTTATGATTCAATCGTTGAAGGTAAAATTAAAGAACTTGTAGGATATTCTGTTCATCAAAGAGAAAAGAGCGTTGACAATTCAAGAATTGACATATATCTTTCAAATGAAACTGAGGAATGTTATGTTGAAGTAAAAGGTGTCACTCTAATTGTTGATGGTGAAGCCAGATTTCCAGATGCTCCTACTGAAAGGGGAGTAAAACACCTAAAAGAGCTAATAAAGCTTAAAAAAGAGAAAAATCGTTGCATTGTTTTTTTCCTAATTCAACATCCTGCTGGCAAATTCTTCAGACCAAACTGGGAAAATGATCCGGTTTTTTCTCAAACACTAAATGAAGCCTATGGCGAAGGTGTTGAAATACTTGTTTACAGGTGCGACAATCAGCTAGAAGGAATAACCTTGATTCCGGAATCTCTAAATTTTGATTTGGGCAAAAATTTCCCCGATGGCATCGTTAATGATTAG
- a CDS encoding NAD-dependent protein deacylase, whose translation MSKINQLQEIIDNSKSIVFFGGAGVSTESGIPDFRSENGIFQSLKKYGDTPENLVSHSYYLDHTEEFFQYYKENLIFKDAKPNPAHTALAELEKAGKLKAIITQNIDGLHQKVGSKNVLELHGSIHRNTCQICGKKYNLDYILESDGIPKCECGGIIKPDVVLYEEPLNNGILNFSADYISQADTLIVGGTSLVVYPAAGLINYFNGETLVLINKSKTPYDNLATLIINDAIGEIFAQIKI comes from the coding sequence ATGTCTAAAATTAATCAATTGCAGGAAATTATTGACAATTCTAAAAGCATTGTGTTTTTTGGAGGGGCAGGAGTCTCAACAGAAAGTGGAATTCCTGATTTCAGGTCTGAAAATGGAATTTTTCAAAGTTTGAAAAAATATGGAGACACACCTGAAAATCTTGTTTCACATAGCTATTATTTAGACCATACCGAAGAATTTTTCCAATATTATAAGGAAAACCTTATTTTTAAAGATGCAAAACCAAACCCTGCACACACAGCACTAGCCGAATTAGAAAAAGCTGGAAAATTAAAAGCCATCATTACACAAAACATTGATGGCCTTCACCAGAAGGTAGGAAGTAAAAATGTATTGGAACTTCATGGAAGCATTCACAGAAATACCTGCCAGATCTGCGGGAAAAAATACAATTTAGACTATATTCTAGAAAGTGACGGAATACCCAAGTGTGAGTGCGGAGGCATTATAAAACCGGATGTTGTGTTATATGAAGAACCTCTAAACAACGGGATTTTAAATTTTTCAGCAGATTACATCTCTCAAGCAGACACATTAATTGTTGGGGGAACTTCACTTGTTGTTTATCCAGCAGCAGGACTTATAAACTATTTTAACGGTGAAACCCTTGTCCTGATTAACAAAAGTAAAACACCATATGATAATCTTGCAACACTAATCATTAACGATGCCATCGGGGAAATTTTTGCCCAAATCAAAATTTAG
- a CDS encoding argininosuccinate synthase has protein sequence MTEKVVLAFSGGLDTSVCVKLLEEKYDVEVITACVDVGQGEEEMEKAKTMASKIGGLKHYNIDARDEFANEYIARAIKANAEYEGYPLSTALARPLIAQKIIDIAKKEGATAIAHGCTGKGNDQFRFEAVILAMSDLDIIAPIRELNLTRTEEVEYAKAKGIELSSDKLYSIDENIWGRSIEGDILEDPANEPPEEIYEWTKSWQDANDEPEKVTIEFEEGVPIAINGEMMPLIDLIRKANEIAGNNGVGRVDTIENRMIGLKSRENYEVPGAKLLIAAHQSLEELVLTTDELRFAEYMSTLYADLVYRALWQEPLREDLDNAFDKMQERVSGEVVMKLFKGSIQPLVRKSPFSLHSIEQITFEDKETDQREVEGMIKYHGLQAANYQKLNR, from the coding sequence ATGACTGAAAAAGTAGTTTTAGCATTCAGTGGAGGATTAGATACCTCTGTTTGCGTCAAATTATTAGAAGAAAAGTATGATGTGGAAGTTATTACCGCATGTGTAGATGTTGGACAAGGCGAAGAAGAAATGGAAAAAGCAAAAACCATGGCATCTAAAATTGGTGGTTTAAAACACTACAATATCGATGCAAGAGATGAATTTGCAAATGAATACATCGCACGTGCAATCAAAGCAAATGCAGAATATGAAGGTTACCCATTAAGCACTGCACTTGCAAGACCCCTTATTGCTCAAAAAATTATCGATATAGCTAAAAAAGAAGGAGCAACTGCTATTGCACATGGATGTACCGGAAAAGGAAACGACCAATTTAGATTTGAAGCAGTTATTCTTGCAATGTCTGATTTAGACATCATTGCACCAATCAGAGAATTAAACTTAACAAGAACTGAAGAAGTAGAATATGCAAAAGCTAAAGGAATCGAATTAAGTTCAGACAAGCTTTACAGTATTGATGAAAACATTTGGGGAAGATCAATTGAAGGAGACATATTGGAAGACCCTGCAAACGAACCTCCTGAAGAAATCTATGAATGGACCAAATCCTGGCAAGATGCAAATGACGAACCTGAAAAAGTAACAATTGAATTTGAAGAAGGTGTTCCAATAGCTATCAACGGCGAAATGATGCCTTTAATTGACCTTATCAGAAAAGCAAATGAAATTGCCGGAAACAATGGTGTCGGAAGAGTAGATACAATTGAAAACAGAATGATTGGTCTTAAAAGTAGGGAAAACTACGAAGTGCCGGGCGCTAAATTATTAATTGCTGCTCACCAGTCTTTAGAGGAATTGGTTTTAACTACTGATGAATTAAGATTTGCAGAATACATGTCAACACTTTATGCTGATTTAGTCTACAGAGCTCTCTGGCAAGAACCATTAAGAGAAGATTTGGACAACGCATTTGACAAGATGCAAGAAAGAGTTAGTGGAGAAGTTGTAATGAAACTTTTCAAAGGTTCCATCCAACCGCTAGTTAGAAAATCTCCATTTAGCCTACACAGCATTGAACAGATTACCTTTGAAGACAAGGAAACTGACCAAAGAGAAGTTGAAGGTATGATTAAATACCACGGTCTTCAAGCGGCCAATTACCAAAAATTAAACAGATAG
- a CDS encoding IGHMBP2 family helicase — protein sequence MKKYIKRLIKLVNYERDAEIDLMTHEISTMSGKKREELGRAINKVKGKNIGKELGLEIVQYGRSKPIDSEISVGDMVLISSDNPLRSDLTGTVTEKGSRFIKVAFDKRIPKWALKKKVRIDLYANDVTFRRMEDNLRHLNLKGKNALEYILSQRNPKKNKSPPYIDYIDKSLNESQKSAVKNALSCENFFLIHGPFGTGKTRTLVELISQETRQNHKVLATAESNAAVDNILERLMDNKKLNLTRLGHPQRVSKHNITQTLAYKVEKHELNKKIDRIYKKIDKLIEKRKNYTKPTPQYRRGYGDYEILHNASKGKGGRGITFEKMKSMAQWIEYNQEIDEAHDDIKRIENKMIRDIIEKSDVILATNSSAALESISQTKFDVAIIDEASQATIPSILIPISKAHRFILAGDHKQLPPTIISAKADELKKTLFEELIKKYPFKSQLLNVQYRMNNLLMEFPNKEFYNNGLKSDSSVSNIDIDDLLSPNKHEEALLFINTSNAENNGENHLKDSKSIINQLESEIAVNIAEDYLKAGVGTEDIGIITPYADQVKIIQDNTPVEVKTVDGFQGREKEIIIISTVRSNNNGNIGFLQDLRRLNVAITRAKRKLIIIGNKNTLKNNPTYNRLIEFVEGEKLLIDI from the coding sequence TTGAAAAAATACATTAAAAGATTAATAAAACTGGTCAATTATGAAAGAGATGCTGAAATAGATTTGATGACTCATGAAATCAGCACCATGTCTGGCAAAAAACGGGAAGAACTTGGCAGAGCCATAAATAAAGTTAAAGGAAAGAACATCGGCAAAGAATTAGGATTGGAAATTGTCCAATATGGCCGGTCAAAGCCCATTGATAGTGAAATTTCTGTTGGAGACATGGTTTTGATCAGTAGCGACAATCCTCTTCGAAGTGATTTAACCGGAACAGTAACTGAAAAAGGATCCCGATTTATTAAAGTTGCATTTGATAAGAGAATTCCAAAATGGGCCTTAAAAAAGAAAGTCAGAATTGATTTATATGCAAATGATGTAACTTTTAGAAGAATGGAAGATAATTTAAGACATTTAAACCTGAAAGGAAAAAATGCCTTAGAGTATATTTTAAGTCAGAGAAATCCTAAAAAAAATAAATCCCCACCTTATATCGATTACATTGACAAATCACTTAATGAATCTCAAAAATCGGCTGTTAAAAACGCTCTGTCATGTGAAAATTTCTTTTTAATTCATGGTCCCTTTGGAACCGGTAAAACAAGGACATTAGTTGAATTAATTTCACAAGAAACAAGACAGAACCATAAGGTCCTGGCTACTGCCGAGAGCAATGCGGCCGTAGATAATATTTTAGAAAGATTAATGGATAATAAAAAATTAAACTTAACCAGGCTTGGACATCCCCAAAGAGTATCAAAACACAACATCACCCAGACACTAGCATATAAAGTTGAAAAACACGAATTAAATAAAAAAATTGACAGGATTTACAAAAAAATTGACAAATTAATAGAAAAAAGGAAAAACTATACAAAACCAACACCTCAATACAGACGAGGATATGGAGACTATGAGATTCTCCACAATGCATCTAAAGGAAAAGGAGGGCGCGGAATAACTTTTGAGAAAATGAAATCAATGGCGCAATGGATTGAATATAATCAGGAAATTGATGAAGCCCATGACGATATAAAACGGATTGAAAATAAGATGATTAGAGACATTATTGAAAAGAGTGATGTTATTCTTGCAACAAACTCATCAGCAGCCCTTGAATCAATATCTCAAACAAAATTTGACGTAGCCATCATTGATGAAGCTTCACAAGCAACAATACCAAGTATATTAATTCCGATATCCAAAGCACACCGATTTATACTTGCAGGAGACCACAAACAACTGCCTCCTACAATCATAAGCGCTAAAGCAGACGAATTGAAAAAAACATTATTTGAAGAACTGATTAAAAAATATCCTTTTAAATCACAGCTATTAAATGTCCAGTATAGAATGAATAATCTGCTTATGGAATTTCCGAATAAGGAATTTTACAATAACGGTTTAAAAAGCGATTCAAGCGTTAGTAATATTGATATTGATGACCTGCTCAGTCCAAATAAACATGAAGAAGCATTGCTATTCATCAATACGTCAAATGCTGAAAACAATGGAGAAAACCACTTAAAAGATTCAAAATCAATAATAAACCAATTAGAATCTGAAATTGCCGTAAATATTGCTGAAGATTATTTGAAGGCAGGCGTCGGCACAGAAGATATCGGAATAATTACCCCATATGCAGATCAAGTAAAAATCATACAAGACAACACACCTGTTGAAGTAAAAACAGTTGACGGATTTCAGGGAAGAGAAAAAGAAATCATAATAATATCAACAGTCAGAAGCAATAATAATGGAAATATTGGATTTTTACAAGATTTAAGGCGATTAAATGTTGCAATAACACGAGCTAAGAGAAAATTAATAATTATAGGAAATAAAAATACTTTAAAAAATAATCCAACATACAACAGACTTATTGAATTTGTTGAAGGTGAAAAATTATTAATCGATATTTAA
- a CDS encoding succinylglutamate desuccinylase/aspartoacylase family protein: MYFKKVERFENLEMSYISDFSGAYISRNNKILNELELNSLTQFILEKAVYGTSIFKLGNCGNKILLLSGIHGNELAPQIANVLLLNDLIGKDLNHTVYFIPFACPKSSMNNERTFNSKDLNRSAHINNSLSNLIVRCIENLDIDFVGDFHSTAHNSNPGCESIFSSKCPTPESFLIANYISKDVGSKMIYFNYAGSSYKGAMEDVCNLKGIPAVTCEVLCPFGNVTSQAIRKSFYQMKSFLSYFGI; this comes from the coding sequence ATGTATTTTAAAAAGGTAGAACGATTTGAAAATCTGGAAATGAGTTATATTTCTGATTTTTCAGGAGCCTACATTTCAAGAAACAATAAAATCCTAAATGAACTGGAATTGAATTCCTTAACTCAGTTTATTTTAGAAAAAGCCGTTTATGGAACTTCTATTTTTAAATTAGGAAATTGTGGAAATAAAATATTGCTTTTATCTGGAATACATGGAAATGAATTGGCTCCTCAAATAGCTAATGTATTGCTGCTGAATGATTTAATTGGTAAAGATTTGAATCATACAGTTTATTTTATACCTTTTGCATGCCCAAAATCATCTATGAATAATGAAAGAACCTTCAATTCAAAGGATTTAAATCGTTCTGCTCACATCAACAATTCTTTAAGTAATTTGATAGTCAGATGCATTGAAAACTTGGACATTGATTTTGTTGGTGATTTTCATTCCACTGCGCATAATTCAAATCCTGGGTGCGAATCTATTTTTTCATCTAAATGTCCGACTCCTGAAAGCTTTCTAATAGCTAATTATATTTCAAAAGATGTTGGATCTAAAATGATTTATTTTAATTATGCCGGATCTTCTTATAAGGGGGCGATGGAAGATGTTTGCAACTTAAAAGGAATTCCTGCTGTTACCTGTGAAGTTTTATGTCCATTCGGCAATGTTACTTCACAGGCCATTAGAAAGTCTTTTTATCAGATGAAAAGTTTTTTATCATATTTTGGAATTTAA
- a CDS encoding metal-dependent hydrolase, which yields MSSYKWHSIFALILAGMFFHSPLLIALTLIGANIPDFDHKFKKENVYKIIIFGLVLFISLYIIELPYYVGLIIVFLGAIFYFSQHRSFTHSIFGVLTLTSAVSLILIWALQLIVSVTSLKNHYLILAILIALLSFMFLNKKLLMVFLPTFFISLFVIKTGEISYIEIALSLFLGVFSHIVLDSFTPSGIKIFSPISSKKVYKSFGLAVVFILSLISIVYHAPVLFKLFEIYVS from the coding sequence GTGTCGTCTTATAAATGGCATTCTATATTTGCATTAATTCTGGCAGGCATGTTTTTTCACAGTCCATTGTTGATTGCTCTAACATTAATTGGTGCAAATATTCCTGACTTTGACCATAAATTCAAAAAGGAAAACGTCTATAAGATTATCATTTTCGGGTTAGTTCTCTTCATTTCTCTTTATATAATTGAATTGCCTTATTATGTTGGTTTAATAATTGTATTTTTAGGAGCAATATTTTATTTTTCCCAGCATCGCAGTTTTACACATTCCATCTTTGGAGTGTTGACATTGACTTCGGCAGTTAGTCTGATATTAATTTGGGCTTTGCAGTTAATTGTTTCAGTAACCTCATTAAAAAATCACTATTTGATTCTGGCTATTTTAATTGCTCTTTTAAGCTTCATGTTCTTAAATAAGAAATTATTAATGGTGTTTTTACCAACATTTTTCATCAGTTTATTTGTTATTAAAACAGGCGAAATTTCATATATTGAAATTGCTTTAAGTCTGTTTTTAGGTGTGTTTTCACATATTGTCCTTGATTCATTCACCCCTTCTGGAATTAAAATATTTTCTCCAATATCTTCAAAAAAGGTTTATAAAAGTTTTGGACTGGCTGTGGTTTTTATTTTATCTTTAATTTCAATAGTTTATCACGCTCCAGTTTTATTTAAACTATTTGAAATTTATGTCAGTTAA
- a CDS encoding monovalent cation/H+ antiporter subunit E: MFLARIGYGIIYFLDLIYEIIKATFDVAFNAVMMRNIDPVVVDIETVLERPVSQTILANSISLTPGTLSVDLDSENNIIKVATISPRKKEEIIPFEQYIKKMLE, translated from the coding sequence ATGTTTTTGGCTAGAATTGGGTATGGAATTATTTATTTCTTAGACCTTATTTATGAAATCATTAAAGCAACATTTGATGTTGCATTTAATGCGGTTATGATGAGGAATATTGATCCGGTTGTTGTCGATATTGAAACTGTTTTAGAAAGGCCAGTTTCACAGACAATTTTGGCAAACAGTATTTCTTTGACTCCCGGTACTTTGTCTGTTGATTTGGACAGTGAAAATAACATTATCAAAGTAGCTACTATTTCTCCAAGAAAAAAAGAGGAAATTATTCCTTTTGAACAGTATATAAAAAAAATGTTGGAATGA
- a CDS encoding cation:proton antiporter, translated as MIEYVQSILLVLAAILIIISAIGLLTFDKGTKNVVYARIHIMGIFDVACIIALIAIGQYLLAGIYFILAPFIAHAIANAYWKKEDIENNLDLQNVEEDVDENNPFFHSKEKVQALESEDSEKLKADEKFSVTTLEIKEDE; from the coding sequence GTGATAGAATATGTTCAATCAATTCTTCTTGTCCTGGCAGCCATTTTAATAATAATTTCTGCAATAGGTCTCCTTACTTTTGATAAAGGTACAAAGAATGTTGTTTATGCAAGAATTCACATTATGGGTATTTTTGATGTTGCATGTATTATTGCGTTGATTGCAATTGGCCAGTATCTGCTTGCAGGAATTTACTTTATTTTAGCACCATTTATTGCCCATGCAATTGCTAATGCTTATTGGAAGAAAGAAGATATTGAAAATAATTTAGATTTACAAAATGTTGAAGAAGATGTAGATGAAAATAATCCGTTTTTCCATTCTAAGGAAAAAGTGCAAGCTTTAGAAAGTGAAGATTCTGAAAAACTCAAAGCTGATGAAAAATTTTCAGTTACTACATTAGAAATTAAAGAGGATGAGTAA
- a CDS encoding DUF4040 domain-containing protein has translation MSKMIEFVLCLIIVLSAILALIQKDLLKAAILTGFSGGALAVLFQILLAPDVALTQAIVGAAIIPVFIALAVKKTQREDS, from the coding sequence ATGAGTAAGATGATAGAGTTTGTATTATGTTTAATAATCGTTTTAAGTGCAATTCTTGCTCTTATCCAAAAAGATTTATTGAAAGCAGCAATTTTGACAGGTTTTTCTGGCGGGGCTCTGGCAGTTCTTTTCCAAATATTATTGGCGCCGGATGTTGCTTTAACCCAAGCTATTGTGGGTGCAGCAATTATACCTGTATTTATTGCTCTGGCTGTTAAAAAAACTCAAAGGGAGGATAGCTGA
- a CDS encoding cation:proton antiporter subunit C, translated as MAQTQLAILLTSGALVIIGLYSAIFLDNIVKKVIGISFIEEGANLFIVAIGYKAGGVVPILMPGMDTSWFASNAAYPLPFGLVLTSIVIGASTLAVMLALVMVLYRKYGTLSTKVMLADTSKQEEYHE; from the coding sequence ATGGCACAAACACAACTTGCAATATTATTGACTTCCGGTGCATTGGTCATTATCGGACTTTATTCTGCAATTTTTCTTGATAATATCGTAAAAAAGGTTATTGGTATTAGTTTCATTGAAGAGGGTGCTAATTTATTCATTGTTGCTATTGGCTATAAGGCAGGAGGTGTTGTTCCTATTTTAATGCCTGGAATGGATACTTCTTGGTTTGCTTCAAATGCAGCATATCCATTGCCGTTTGGGTTAGTACTTACCAGTATTGTAATTGGCGCAAGTACTTTGGCCGTTATGCTTGCATTGGTAATGGTTCTTTATAGAAAATACGGCACTTTAAGTACAAAGGTGATGCTGGCAGATACATCAAAACAGGAGGAATATCATGAATGA